The Rhodamnia argentea isolate NSW1041297 chromosome 7, ASM2092103v1, whole genome shotgun sequence genome contains the following window.
CAAACAGTCTCATTCAGCTATGATTTCAAGGATTCAAGTACTTGTTTGCTCTTTTCCGCACACTAGGTAGCAGGTGGTGATGGGACGGCGGGTTGGCTTCTTGGAGTTGTCTGCGACCTCAAATTATCTCATCCTCCTGCGATTGCGACGGTGCCCTTGGGTACCGGAAACAACCTCCCTTTTTCATTTGGATGGGTAGGCACATGGATATCTCCACCTCGATCTGCCACAATTATAATCCATTAAGTTCTTAAATGTTTGTGTTAATGAGACTGATCCTCTTGCATAGTCTTTCCTTCTTCCTGTTTTTCTCCTCCACAATGTCAAAATGATTACATGACTTTACTAGTGAAGTTATGCATGCCAAATTAACAACCAAGGAGAAGTGGTTTACTTCTATGCTCTTGATTAAACCATGATACAGTCACATGCAATGTTTAAATATAAGGTTGATgtgtaaaaaattaaagattgacCTTGCTTTTTTGTCACAGGGTAAGAAGAATCCTGGGACCAATCGTTCATCAGTTGTCTCGTTCCTCAAGCAAGTGATTCAGGCAAAGGAGATGAAAATCGACAGGTACTAAATGCCATGCTGGAATTGCTGCTGATCAATCTGAAATCAGTTAGAAGTATTACTACTCATACTGCTGCTGCCGAGGGAGCCATGAATCAGTGTATAAGAATGATCTCGAACTGAGTAGCAATTTTGGATGCATTATGGAGCACTTTCGGGAACAGGGGTTCTATTAATGATGAATATTGTCTTTCACCTCTTTTTGGTTCATTTCTGTCATTAAATATTGGACTGCTTCTTGCAATTCAGCTGGCATATTTTGATGAGGATGAGAGCTCCCAAAGAAGGTTCCTGTGATCCCATTGCACCCCTTGAACTACCACATTCTCTGCATGCTTTCCAACGTGTTTCTTCGACAGATGAACTGAATGTGGTAACTTATCCATCCCTCATGCACCGCCTCTGTATGTTTTTAATTATTCAAGTGTACTCTACCAAGAACATGCATCTTCTTGGAAAGCGAGGTTGTcctttgtctagaattcttaattAGAACTTTCTACTCTGGTAAGCACTTTTAGGATCAAGATAGCCTACATTGTTTCTGAGTCAACTAAATGCTATGCCAAAATTCATTTGGCAAGCAAAGAGACCGCACCTGTGTACAGCCTATGAGCTTGATGGTACTACGGATAAATACAAGGAAGGAAAGCTGGTGTTTGGCTTTTGGAACTCAGAGCACCAACAGGTTGTCAAGAAGGAATTATAGAACTTTTTATTGAAGTAGTAACTCCTCCATATCATCCTATCTTGATGTTCCTTTTCTAATCTACCATTGACATGTAAAAATACTTGATTTCCTATATCAGGTGCCTAAACACCCTTTTGCCATGTGATATATGCCATCCAGTCTTTAGAGCTCAAAGTGGACAAGGACCCGGAAAAATCTTAATTAGCTATTGGCAATTCCAGCAAAAGCTCACAATTTGTCTATGGTGGAAGATTGCCAGAATCTAAAATCTCTGTTGAATATTCTGCATCGTTTTTGTTTCTGCATTTTCTGTGATTACTTTAGCATGGTTAACAACTTGGAACCCCTTCTCAGGAAGGTTACCACACATTTCGTGGGGGATTCTGGAATTACTTTAGCATGGGTAAGATCTTACAGTTTTTCcagtatctttcttttttcctttcttttgctccTTCTGATAATGTGGATGCCTGATCTTTTTCCTTAACACTTTCTTGATCCAAGAGAAACTTAAGAAGCACTTTCTACAGGCATGGATGCTCAAATATCCTATGCATTTCACTCAGAGAGGAAGATGCAtcctgaaaaattcaaaaatcagtTGATTAATCAGGTATTTTTGCTGTCTTCATCACTTACTAGGATGGATTTTGGAGAAGTTGGAAGgattgattattttatttgttgctTGAGTTTAATGGAAAATGCATATAAAATGATCTTACTGAATATTACCGTGATAAAATCTGCTCTTCTTTCCCCTGTTAGTGCACGTAATCATGCAGAGATAGGTCACTTTGACTTCTCTATATTCACTTGCAGAGTACTTATGCAAAGCTTGGGTGTACTCAAGGATGGTTCTTTGCTTCTCTTGTTCATCCTTCTTCACGGTAAATATATAGATGCAACGATCTTTTCTGTGTTTCTCAGTGCAAATGCATGTCTCCATTGGTTACTTTTTGGTCATCAGCTGTTTCGGAGTAGTTGCTAGTGGATTATAACTTTGGATGAATGATTGTCCTGTGAGACTTGGCTTCAAAATGAAATTGTATATCTCCATGAGTATGCCACTTCTTAAGAAACTTTAGGCTGTTGAATCTACCAGTGAGATCTTTTGGTTAAGAGAAATTTCTCCTGCTAGACTTTACGTTATAAGGAAGGTGATGAAGTCATTTGGCTTGTTGTCCagataaattaagaaaattattattgttgagATAGCATAGTATTTTTTTCCACGTTGTCTCTTTGATAGGCTCAATAGCTTCTGCTTGTCACAGTTCATTTCTTTTCCCCATCTTCCGGTAGAAACTCTGGTTCACTGTCAGctctttgttgttgttgtgaaAGTAGCATAACCTTTTCAATACAGGAATATAGCTCAGCTTGCAAAAGTGAAGATTATGAAAAGACATGGTCAGTGGCAAGATCTCCACATACCACACAGGTAATCTCACCTCTCCGTGATTGAATCAACTAAGCAACGGTTTATGTagcaacaaaaatgaaattcagCTTGTCTAGGCATTCGTTACGAGACTTGTCCTATCAATTGATTCCTTCAATGTATGCATTCCTTTTTCGACATCTCCATGCATTATAAAGTTCTTGGTAAGCATCGATGCTCATGACAATGAGTCTGTCCGTCATTTAACTGTGACTACTTAGTTATTTCCTTTTTAACGGATATATTTGGATCCTACAACAAAAGACTAACACTTCTTGCACGTTCTTATTCAGCATTAGGTCAATTGTTTGTCTCAACTTGCCCAGCTTTTCTGGTGGACTAAATCCATGGGGGACGCCAAACAGCACAAAACGGAGTGATGTTAGTACTGACTTGCGCCATTGACAGAGTGAAAGAACTATATTTGTCTATCTTAACCAAAAGTAGTTAGAAAAGCCACCTTTGCAATTGCCATAACCTATGCTAATTGAACCATTATTTGCAGAGGGCCTTGACCCTGCCTTATGTCAATGATGGTCTCCTCGAGGTCGTCGGTTTTAGAGATGCCTGGCACGGTCTTGTGTTGCTGGCTCCAAATGGGCATGGGACTCGTCTTGCTCAGGTAAAATCTCAAGCTGggattttgcctttttttttggggacgAGTCTTGAAATGAGCATCTCGTGTTGACTAGAATCTTAAGATTTAGTTTGGTGTTGGTGTTGGATATAATTGAAATACCGTCCTTCAAATTTTCTTCCCAATTTGTACTAGGCACACCGCATCAGATTCGAGTTTCACAAAGGCGCAGCCGATCATACATTCATGAGGATTGACGGGGAACCGTGGAAGCAACCGCTGCCCCTGGACGACGACACCGTCGTGGTGGAAATTTCTCACCTTGGTCAGGTGAACATGCTCGCCACCCACGATTGCCGAGCCAAGAGCGTCCACGATCCGTCCACGCCAAGCCACCacgatgatgaggatgatgacaGCGGTGGGGAAGATACAGGGGAGGAGTTCAGGAAGTTCGGGGCAGCCGAAACTTTCAAACTCCCAGATGAGGTTGACATTAGTCGGCTTAGTTGATCTCTTTAGTTTCTCCTTCTCCTTGATTCTTTGTCTGAATACTGATCGTGGGAATAAATGACTCTTGGTAATTCGTCTCAATGTTCATACATATGAAAAAGGTGATATTTTGACATCACGTGGTGTTCTGGTGGTGGTGATTGCTTTGAATCTCCTTTTCTGTATCTAAGTAATGTGAATATCATTTTGTTGGAGCTTCGTTTCATGAAGAACGCCTCATTTCGAGATCATGTTCCGGTCCTTGTTTCTATGTACTCGATCAAAGTTAAGGTGGAAAAAGCCGAGCACGGTTGAGAAATAGATACGACAGATACGAAATGGAATATCTATATACAGCACAAGTTTCATCGCACTTGCAGATGGAAAATTACAGAAGCCCAACTATTACTAAGCTTTAAACCAGATGAGGACCCCAGCATATAAGGTGCATGACCTTGTCGGCCTTCTCGGCCTGCCTGAGCCGGCGCCTTTCGTCCATCGCATCCTCCATCTTCGCGGCATCTCTGCTGCCGGAAACCCATCTGAACTGAAAAGGCTTGCCAGCAGCAGATGATTCCGGGTTGCTTTTCGCTTGGGGCGGCTTGATTCCGAAAGGCATGGTCTTTGAGCTCCGAGGATGGTCCTTTAGGCCCTGGACAGCCCTCATGCACGCTCTGCTCATGTACCTTAAGCTCATCACAATCACACGGTCGATCGAAGATCAAGAAGGTGGTCCTGTGGAAACGTACGCTGCAACTAGTTGCTGTCTGGCAACAAATATATACGTGTACCCATTGATTTGCCCATTCCGTGTCCGGCACGTGAAGAGGGAATAGAATAGTGGCTTTCTTCCACTGATTCAGGCGCTGCTGAATTTAgtttataaaaagaaagaagaaaagggccCCACCACCCCCAGGTTTTCGGATTGTCCGCCCGCTCAAAACCATTTGCGCCCCGGACTGCAGAACCCGACGAATTTCGGGCTCGCCCCTTGTTTCACCGTCACCGTCACCGTCACCGCTCGACCATCCATATAAAGAACCCCCACCGCTCTCATCTTCTCCATCCAACAATCATCACTTCACTTCCATACACACCGATCAGAAAAAAAGCGCGACCGAACCGAATCAAAGTCTCTAAGATGAGCTCGACGAGCAAAGCGTGGGTCGTCGCGGCCAGCGTCGCCGCAGTGGAGGCCCTCAAGGACCAAGGATTCTGCCGGTGGAA
Protein-coding sequences here:
- the LOC115727138 gene encoding diacylglycerol kinase 5-like, with product MAHPDSESSFLDKFRIPSYLFSPDSEDKNGSTVPQCPVLVFVNSKSGGQLGGDLLVTYRSLLSEHQVFDLGEEGPDKVLRRIYLNLEKLRSDGDELANQIQQALKLIVAGGDGTAGWLLGVVCDLKLSHPPAIATVPLGTGNNLPFSFGWGKKNPGTNRSSVVSFLKQVIQAKEMKIDSWHILMRMRAPKEGSCDPIAPLELPHSLHAFQRVSSTDELNVEGYHTFRGGFWNYFSMGMDAQISYAFHSERKMHPEKFKNQLINQSTYAKLGCTQGWFFASLVHPSSRNIAQLAKVKIMKRHGQWQDLHIPHSIRSIVCLNLPSFSGGLNPWGTPNSTKRSDRALTLPYVNDGLLEVVGFRDAWHGLVLLAPNGHGTRLAQAHRIRFEFHKGAADHTFMRIDGEPWKQPLPLDDDTVVVEISHLGQVNMLATHDCRAKSVHDPSTPSHHDDEDDDSGGEDTGEEFRKFGAAETFKLPDEVDISRLS